One Paraburkholderia kururiensis DNA window includes the following coding sequences:
- the rlmH gene encoding 23S rRNA (pseudouridine(1915)-N(3))-methyltransferase RlmH, whose translation MKLHIVAVGHKMPDWIAAGFDEYAKRMPPELRIELRELKPEQRASGRSAESVMAAERQKIEAALPKNARIVALDERGKDWTTMQLAAALPDWQRDGRDVAFLIGGADGLDPALKARADLLLRLSSLTLPHAMVRVLLAEQLYRAWTITQNHPYHRA comes from the coding sequence ATGAAACTGCACATCGTTGCCGTCGGCCACAAGATGCCCGACTGGATCGCCGCGGGCTTCGACGAATACGCGAAGCGCATGCCGCCCGAGCTGCGTATCGAGTTGCGCGAGCTGAAGCCGGAGCAGCGCGCCTCGGGCCGCTCCGCGGAAAGCGTGATGGCCGCCGAGCGGCAGAAGATCGAAGCGGCGCTGCCGAAGAACGCGCGCATCGTCGCCCTCGACGAACGCGGCAAGGACTGGACCACGATGCAGCTCGCCGCCGCCCTGCCCGACTGGCAGCGCGATGGCCGCGACGTGGCGTTCCTGATCGGCGGGGCTGACGGGCTCGACCCGGCGCTCAAGGCACGTGCCGACCTGCTGCTGCGCCTCTCCAGTCTCACGCTGCCGCATGCCATGGTGCGCGTGCTGCTCGCCGAGCAGCTCTACCGCGCCTGGACCATCACGCAGAATCACCCGTATCATCGCGCGTGA
- a CDS encoding Maf family protein has product MTSPSTLSTPAWPFVYLASQSPRRQELLQQLGVRFELLLPRPDEDAEALEVALQGEAADAYVVRVCQAKAEAARLRLERGGHAAAPVLVADTTVTIDGAILGKPADTDDALAMLARLAGREHDVFTAVTVLDAGGALLPTALSRSRVRFAAATREALARYVSSGEPFGKAGAYGVQGRAAEFIEHIEGSYSGIMGLPLYETAALLRTARLDF; this is encoded by the coding sequence ATGACTTCGCCATCCACGCTTTCCACACCCGCCTGGCCGTTCGTCTATCTCGCCTCCCAAAGCCCGCGCCGCCAGGAGTTGCTCCAGCAACTCGGCGTGCGCTTCGAGCTGCTGCTGCCGCGTCCCGATGAAGACGCCGAAGCGCTCGAAGTCGCGCTGCAAGGCGAAGCCGCCGACGCCTACGTCGTGCGCGTATGCCAGGCCAAGGCCGAAGCTGCGCGTCTGCGCCTCGAGCGGGGCGGCCACGCCGCGGCGCCCGTCCTCGTTGCCGATACAACCGTCACGATCGACGGCGCGATTCTCGGCAAGCCCGCCGACACCGACGACGCACTCGCCATGCTCGCGCGCCTGGCCGGCCGCGAGCACGACGTGTTCACCGCCGTGACCGTGCTCGACGCAGGCGGCGCGTTGCTGCCCACGGCGCTCTCGCGCTCGCGCGTGCGCTTCGCCGCCGCCACGCGCGAGGCGCTGGCGCGCTACGTGTCGAGCGGCGAGCCGTTCGGCAAGGCCGGCGCGTACGGCGTCCAGGGACGCGCCGCCGAGTTCATCGAGCATATCGAAGGGTCCTATTCGGGTATCATGGGTTTGCCGCTTTACGAAACCGCCGCGCTGTTGCGCACGGCGCGCCTCGATTTCTAG
- a CDS encoding nicotinate-nucleotide adenylyltransferase, with protein sequence MGVTQQALPRRVGLLGGTFDPIHNGHLALARRFAELLQLTEVVLLPAGQPWQKADVSAAEHRLAMTRAAAGSLALPGVTVTVATDEIDHGGPTYTVDTLERWREREAKQIGTLGTPASLSLLIGADQLVHLDSWHDWRRLFDYAHVCAETRPGFELASAAPAVAAEIAVREADAATLRATSHGHLLIDTALAFDVSATDIRKHLREHLAQHADAGGTAAMPEASLVPAEVWTYILQHHLYHG encoded by the coding sequence ATGGGTGTGACGCAGCAGGCGCTGCCGCGGCGCGTCGGCCTGCTGGGCGGCACGTTCGATCCCATTCACAACGGGCACCTCGCGCTTGCGCGGCGCTTTGCCGAACTGCTGCAACTCACGGAAGTGGTGCTGCTGCCGGCAGGACAGCCGTGGCAGAAGGCGGACGTGTCGGCCGCCGAACATCGCCTCGCGATGACGCGCGCCGCCGCCGGCTCGCTCGCGCTGCCCGGCGTCACGGTCACGGTGGCCACCGACGAGATCGATCACGGCGGCCCCACCTACACGGTGGACACGCTCGAACGCTGGCGTGAACGCGAGGCGAAGCAGATCGGGACGTTGGGGACGCCGGCCTCGCTGTCGCTCTTGATCGGCGCGGACCAGCTCGTGCACCTCGATTCCTGGCACGACTGGCGGCGTCTTTTCGACTACGCGCATGTCTGCGCCGAGACGCGGCCCGGCTTCGAGCTGGCGTCCGCGGCGCCGGCCGTTGCCGCGGAAATCGCCGTGCGCGAGGCCGATGCGGCCACGTTGCGCGCGACGTCCCACGGCCATCTGCTGATCGACACGGCGCTCGCATTCGACGTATCGGCCACCGACATCCGCAAGCACCTGCGCGAACACCTCGCCCAGCACGCGGACGCCGGCGGCACAGCGGCCATGCCGGAGGCGAGCCTCGTGCCCGCCGAGGTCTGGACCTACATTCTTCAACATCATCTGTACCACGGGTAA
- a CDS encoding methylglyoxal synthase codes for MSTRVALIAHDHKKDDIVKLAGEYADTLRRCHLIATGTTGSRIAAAHGLEVERMLSGPHGGDLQIGAQLAEGKVDMVIFLRDPMTPQPHEPDINALVRACDVHNVPCATNISTARMILDVLALRLAQEGE; via the coding sequence ATGTCCACACGCGTCGCGCTCATTGCGCACGACCACAAGAAAGACGACATCGTGAAGCTGGCCGGCGAGTATGCCGACACGCTGCGCCGCTGCCACCTCATCGCCACGGGCACCACGGGTTCGCGCATCGCGGCGGCGCACGGGCTCGAAGTGGAGCGCATGCTGTCGGGCCCGCACGGCGGCGACCTGCAGATCGGCGCGCAACTGGCCGAGGGCAAGGTGGACATGGTGATCTTCCTGCGCGATCCCATGACGCCGCAGCCGCACGAACCGGACATCAACGCGCTCGTGCGCGCCTGCGACGTCCACAACGTGCCGTGCGCGACCAACATCTCGACAGCACGCATGATCCTCGACGTGCTGGCGCTGCGCCTCGCTCAGGAAGGCGAGTGA
- the rsfS gene encoding ribosome silencing factor yields the protein MDIRKLQRAIVDGLEDVKAQDIKVFNTSHLTGLFDRVIVASGTSNRQTKALASSVREKVKEAGGEIISTEGEDIGEWVLVDCGDAVVHIMQPALRQYYNLEEIWGDKPVRVKLASRGGFGGARAGEPMDDEDEDDEPAARKTPARKSAARRS from the coding sequence ATGGACATCCGCAAACTGCAGCGCGCCATCGTCGACGGTCTCGAAGACGTGAAAGCGCAAGACATCAAGGTGTTCAACACCAGCCACCTGACCGGCCTCTTCGATCGCGTGATCGTGGCGAGCGGCACGTCGAACCGGCAGACGAAAGCGCTCGCATCGAGCGTGCGCGAGAAGGTCAAGGAAGCCGGCGGCGAAATCATCAGCACCGAGGGCGAGGACATCGGCGAATGGGTGCTCGTGGATTGCGGCGACGCGGTGGTCCACATCATGCAGCCGGCGCTGCGCCAGTACTACAACCTCGAGGAAATCTGGGGCGACAAGCCGGTACGCGTGAAGCTCGCGAGCCGCGGCGGCTTCGGCGGCGCACGCGCCGGGGAGCCGATGGACGACGAGGACGAAGACGACGAGCCCGCCGCGCGCAAGACGCCGGCGCGCAAGAGCGCGGCGCGCCGCAGTTGA
- a CDS encoding YebC/PmpR family DNA-binding transcriptional regulator: MAGHSKWANIKHKKAAADAKRGKVWTRLIKEIQVAARLGGGDIDTNPRLRLAVDKATDANMPKDNINRAIQRGVGGVDGATYEEIRYEGYGIGGAAIIVDTMTDNRTRTVAEVRHAFSKFGGNMGTDGSVSFMFDHVGQFLFAPGTPEDKLMEAALEAGADDVVTNDDGSVEVICPPNDFPKVKSALEAAGFKAEDAEVTMKPQTEVEFTGEDAVKMQKLLDALENLDDVQQVYTNAVIDEA; the protein is encoded by the coding sequence ATGGCGGGTCATTCGAAATGGGCCAACATCAAGCATAAGAAGGCAGCAGCGGACGCCAAGCGCGGCAAGGTCTGGACGCGGCTCATCAAGGAAATCCAGGTGGCGGCGCGCCTCGGCGGCGGCGACATCGACACCAACCCGCGCCTGCGGCTCGCCGTCGACAAGGCGACCGACGCCAACATGCCGAAGGACAACATCAACCGTGCGATCCAGCGCGGCGTGGGCGGCGTGGACGGCGCCACCTACGAGGAAATCCGCTACGAAGGCTACGGCATCGGCGGCGCGGCCATCATCGTGGATACGATGACGGACAACCGCACGCGCACGGTGGCCGAAGTGCGCCACGCGTTCTCGAAGTTCGGCGGCAACATGGGCACGGACGGCTCGGTGTCGTTCATGTTCGATCACGTCGGCCAGTTCCTGTTCGCGCCGGGCACGCCCGAAGACAAGCTCATGGAAGCCGCGCTCGAAGCCGGCGCCGACGACGTCGTGACGAACGACGACGGCAGCGTCGAAGTGATCTGCCCGCCCAACGACTTTCCGAAGGTGAAGTCCGCGCTCGAAGCCGCGGGCTTCAAGGCCGAAGACGCCGAAGTGACGATGAAGCCCCAGACGGAAGTCGAATTCACCGGCGAAGACGCGGTGAAGATGCAGAAGCTGCTCGATGCGCTCGAGAATCTCGACGACGTGCAGCAGGTGTACACCAACGCGGTGATCGACGAGGCGTAA
- the upp gene encoding uracil phosphoribosyltransferase, whose protein sequence is MKQDSRFPNLFILDHPLIQHKLTHMRDRDTSTRTFRELLREITLLMGYEITRNLPVTTRRVQTPLVEIDAPVIAGKKLAIVPVLRAGVGMSDGLLELIPSARVGHIGVYRDDAHRPVEYLVRLPDLEDRIFILCDPMVATGYSAVHAVDVLKRRNVAGENILFLALVAAPEGVEVFQKAHPDVKLYVASLDSHLNEHAYIVPGLGDAGDRLFGTKN, encoded by the coding sequence ATGAAACAGGACAGCCGCTTTCCGAACCTTTTTATCCTCGATCACCCGTTGATCCAGCACAAGCTCACGCACATGCGCGACAGGGACACGTCCACCCGCACGTTCCGCGAACTGCTGCGCGAAATCACGCTGCTGATGGGCTACGAGATCACGCGCAACCTGCCCGTCACCACGCGGCGCGTGCAGACGCCGCTCGTCGAGATCGACGCGCCGGTGATCGCCGGCAAGAAGCTCGCCATCGTGCCGGTGCTGCGTGCGGGGGTCGGGATGTCGGACGGACTGCTGGAGCTGATTCCGTCGGCGCGCGTGGGCCATATCGGCGTCTATCGCGACGACGCGCATCGGCCGGTCGAATACCTCGTGCGGCTGCCTGACCTGGAAGACCGCATCTTCATCCTGTGCGACCCGATGGTGGCCACGGGCTACTCGGCGGTGCACGCGGTGGACGTGCTCAAGCGCCGCAACGTGGCCGGCGAGAACATCCTGTTCCTCGCGCTCGTCGCGGCGCCCGAAGGCGTCGAGGTGTTCCAGAAGGCGCATCCCGACGTGAAGCTGTACGTGGCCTCGCTCGACTCGCACCTGAACGAGCATGCCTACATCGTGCCGGGCCTCGGCGACGCGGGCGACCGGCTGTTCGGCACGAAGAACTGA
- a CDS encoding quinone oxidoreductase family protein — protein sequence MSKAIRFERTGGPEVMKWVDVPVGDPGEGEIRVRQHAVGLNYIDVYFRSGLYPLPLPGGLGMEAAGEVAAVGPGVTSLAVGDRVAYVARPPGAYAEERVLGAAQVVKLPDALSYEQAASVMLQGLTAQYLLRRTYAVKPGDTILIQAAAGGVGLLVCQWAKALGATVIGTVGSDDKAAIAKAHGCDHPIVYTRENFTKRVREITNGAGVPVVYDSIGRDTFTGSLDCLAPLGLFVSFGNASGPLPPIDSSEFAGRGSLFFTRPTLFTYMSKRADYEAMSAELFDVLASGKVKTSINQRYALADVARAHEDLEARKTTGSTVLMP from the coding sequence ATGAGCAAGGCAATCCGATTCGAGCGCACCGGCGGCCCCGAGGTGATGAAGTGGGTCGACGTGCCCGTGGGCGACCCCGGCGAGGGCGAGATTCGCGTTCGCCAGCACGCGGTCGGGCTCAACTACATCGACGTGTATTTCCGCAGCGGGCTTTATCCGCTGCCGTTGCCGGGCGGGCTCGGCATGGAGGCGGCGGGCGAGGTGGCGGCCGTGGGCCCGGGCGTGACGAGCCTCGCGGTGGGCGACCGCGTGGCCTACGTGGCGCGCCCGCCCGGCGCGTATGCCGAGGAACGCGTGCTGGGCGCGGCGCAGGTCGTGAAGCTGCCGGACGCGCTCTCGTACGAGCAGGCGGCCTCGGTGATGCTTCAGGGCCTCACGGCGCAATACCTGCTGCGCCGCACGTATGCGGTGAAGCCCGGCGACACGATCCTGATCCAGGCCGCCGCGGGCGGCGTGGGCCTGCTGGTGTGCCAGTGGGCCAAGGCGCTGGGCGCCACCGTGATCGGCACCGTGGGTTCGGACGACAAGGCCGCCATCGCGAAGGCGCACGGCTGCGACCACCCGATCGTCTACACGCGCGAGAACTTCACGAAGCGCGTGCGCGAGATCACCAACGGCGCGGGCGTGCCCGTGGTCTACGACTCCATTGGCCGCGACACCTTTACCGGCTCGCTCGACTGCCTCGCGCCGCTCGGTCTCTTCGTGAGCTTTGGCAATGCGTCGGGACCGTTGCCGCCCATCGACTCGTCCGAATTCGCGGGCCGCGGCTCGCTCTTCTTCACGCGCCCTACGCTCTTCACGTACATGTCCAAACGCGCCGACTACGAAGCGATGTCGGCCGAACTCTTCGACGTGCTCGCCTCGGGCAAGGTGAAGACGAGCATCAACCAGCGTTATGCGCTTGCCGACGTCGCCCGCGCGCATGAGGACCTCGAAGCGCGCAAGACGACGGGCTCCACGGTGCTGATGCCTTGA
- the rng gene encoding ribonuclease G yields the protein MNEEILINVTPQETRVALVQQGAVQELHVERTLSRGRVGNIYLGKVVRVLPGMQSAFIDIGLERAAFLHVADIWHPRVAGEPQQSVPHQPIEKIVFEGQTLMVQVVKDPIGTKGARLSTQVSIAGRTLVYLPQEPHIGISQKIESEAEREAVRARLTSVLPADEKGGYIVRTIAEDATSEELAGDVAYLRKTWATILAQAQRMPATSLLYQDLNLAQRVLRDFVNDETTRIQVDSRETFQMLTEFAAEFTPAVSSKLHHYTGERPLFDLYNIEAEIQRALSRRVDLKSGGYLVIDQTEAMTTIDVNTGGYVGARNFDDTIFKTNLEAAHTIARQLRLRNLGGVIIIDFIDMENAEHRDAVLGELKKALSRDRTRVTVNGFSQLGLVEMTRKRTRESLAHVLCEPCPVCQGKGQVKTSRTVCYDVLREILRESRQFNPREFRVVASQQVIDLFLEEESQHLAMLIDFIGKPVSLQVESNLSQEQYDIVLM from the coding sequence ATGAACGAAGAGATCCTGATCAACGTCACGCCGCAGGAGACGCGCGTCGCGCTGGTCCAGCAGGGCGCAGTGCAGGAGCTTCACGTCGAACGCACGCTGTCGCGCGGGCGCGTCGGCAACATCTATCTCGGCAAGGTGGTGCGCGTGCTGCCGGGCATGCAGTCGGCCTTCATCGACATCGGGCTCGAACGCGCAGCCTTCCTCCACGTCGCCGACATCTGGCACCCGCGTGTAGCGGGAGAACCGCAGCAGTCCGTGCCGCATCAGCCCATCGAAAAGATCGTGTTCGAAGGGCAGACGCTGATGGTGCAGGTCGTCAAAGACCCCATCGGCACCAAGGGCGCGCGGCTTTCCACCCAGGTGAGCATTGCGGGACGCACGCTCGTCTATCTGCCGCAGGAGCCGCACATCGGTATCTCGCAGAAGATCGAAAGCGAAGCGGAGCGCGAGGCGGTTCGTGCACGGCTCACGTCGGTGCTGCCCGCGGACGAGAAAGGCGGCTACATCGTGCGCACCATCGCCGAAGACGCCACGAGCGAAGAGCTGGCCGGCGACGTCGCCTATCTGCGCAAGACGTGGGCGACCATTCTCGCGCAGGCGCAACGCATGCCGGCCACGAGCCTGCTCTACCAGGACCTCAACCTCGCGCAGCGCGTGCTGCGCGACTTCGTGAACGACGAAACGACGCGCATCCAGGTGGACTCGCGCGAGACGTTCCAGATGCTCACGGAGTTCGCCGCGGAATTCACGCCGGCCGTGTCGTCGAAGCTGCATCACTACACGGGCGAGCGGCCGCTCTTCGACCTCTACAACATCGAAGCGGAAATCCAGCGAGCACTCTCGCGGCGCGTGGACCTGAAGTCGGGCGGCTATCTCGTGATCGACCAGACCGAGGCGATGACGACGATCGACGTGAACACGGGCGGCTATGTCGGCGCGCGCAACTTCGACGACACGATCTTCAAGACGAACCTGGAAGCCGCGCATACCATCGCGCGGCAACTGCGCCTGCGCAACCTGGGCGGCGTGATCATCATCGACTTCATCGACATGGAAAACGCCGAGCATCGCGACGCCGTGCTCGGCGAACTCAAGAAGGCGCTCTCGCGCGACCGCACGCGCGTGACGGTCAACGGCTTCTCGCAACTGGGGCTCGTGGAAATGACCCGCAAGCGCACACGCGAATCGCTCGCGCACGTGCTGTGCGAGCCGTGTCCGGTGTGCCAGGGCAAGGGCCAGGTGAAGACCTCGCGTACCGTCTGCTACGACGTGCTGCGCGAAATCCTGCGCGAATCGCGCCAGTTCAATCCGCGCGAATTCCGCGTGGTGGCGTCGCAGCAGGTGATCGACCTGTTCCTCGAAGAGGAGTCGCAGCATCTGGCCATGCTGATCGACTTCATCGGCAAACCGGTGTCGTTGCAGGTCGAGTCGAATTTGAGCCAGGAGCAGTACGACATCGTGCTGATGTAG
- a CDS encoding SDR family oxidoreductase, producing MDMGIAGRTALVCAASKGLGRGCAEALAAEGVNLTIVARTQETLEATAAQIRANTGVEVKAVACDITTPEGRAAALAACPRPDILVNNAGGPPPGDFRQFGHDDWIRALEANMLTPIELIRATVDAMIERGFGRIVNITSSSVKAPIDVLGLSNGARSGLTGFVAGVARKVAPHGVTINNLLPGLFDTDRIVATMAAQAKAANVSIEEARRHRMASIPAGRFGQPDEFGRACAFLCGVHAGYITGQNLLIDGGAYPGTF from the coding sequence ATGGACATGGGCATCGCAGGACGCACCGCGCTCGTCTGCGCGGCGAGCAAGGGACTCGGACGCGGTTGCGCAGAAGCGCTGGCCGCCGAGGGCGTGAATCTCACCATCGTCGCGCGCACGCAGGAGACACTCGAAGCCACGGCGGCCCAGATCCGCGCGAACACGGGCGTCGAGGTGAAGGCGGTGGCCTGCGACATCACCACGCCGGAAGGCCGCGCGGCCGCGCTCGCCGCGTGCCCGCGCCCGGACATTCTGGTCAACAACGCGGGCGGCCCGCCGCCGGGCGACTTCCGCCAGTTCGGCCACGACGACTGGATTCGCGCGCTCGAAGCCAACATGCTCACCCCGATCGAGCTGATCCGCGCCACCGTCGACGCCATGATCGAGCGCGGGTTCGGCCGCATCGTGAACATCACGAGTTCGTCGGTGAAAGCGCCCATCGACGTGCTCGGGCTCTCCAACGGCGCGCGCTCGGGCCTCACGGGCTTCGTCGCGGGCGTGGCGCGCAAGGTCGCGCCGCACGGCGTGACGATCAACAACCTGCTGCCCGGCCTCTTCGATACCGACCGCATCGTCGCCACGATGGCGGCGCAGGCGAAGGCCGCGAACGTCTCGATCGAGGAAGCCCGCCGGCACCGCATGGCGTCCATTCCGGCGGGCCGCTTCGGTCAGCCCGACGAGTTCGGCCGTGCCTGCGCCTTCCTGTGCGGCGTGCACGCCGGCTACATCACGGGGCAAAATCTGTTGATCGACGGCGGCGCCTATCCGGGTACGTTCTGA
- the hemF gene encoding oxygen-dependent coproporphyrinogen oxidase — MTDSTQDSAAVRTWLQGLQTQIADRLGAFDGKPFATDDWQRPPGERLRGGGRTRILDGGDFFERGGIGFSDVAGDALPPSASAARPQLAGRGFEAMGVSLVLHPHNPYCPTVHMNVRMLIATRAGEAPVFWFGGGMDLTPYYGFEEDAAHFHRVCRDALAPHGDDLYPRFKRWCDEYFFLKHRNEPRGIGGIFFDDYAEGGFERSFAMLKSVGEAFLTAYVPIIEKRRALPFGEAERAFQAYRRGRYVEFNLVFDRGTLFGLQSGGRTESILMSMPPVASWRYDWKPQPGTPEARLYTDFLVPREWV, encoded by the coding sequence ATGACCGACTCGACTCAAGACAGCGCGGCCGTCCGCACCTGGCTGCAAGGACTGCAGACGCAGATTGCCGACAGGCTCGGCGCCTTCGACGGCAAGCCGTTCGCCACCGACGACTGGCAACGCCCGCCCGGCGAACGCCTGCGCGGCGGCGGCCGCACGCGCATTCTCGACGGCGGCGACTTCTTCGAGCGCGGCGGCATCGGTTTCTCCGACGTGGCGGGCGACGCGCTGCCGCCGTCCGCGAGCGCGGCGCGTCCGCAACTGGCGGGGCGCGGCTTCGAGGCCATGGGCGTCTCGCTCGTGCTGCACCCGCACAATCCGTACTGCCCCACGGTGCACATGAACGTCCGCATGCTGATCGCGACCAGGGCCGGCGAAGCGCCGGTGTTCTGGTTCGGCGGCGGCATGGACCTGACGCCCTACTACGGTTTCGAGGAAGACGCCGCGCACTTTCACCGCGTCTGCCGCGATGCGCTCGCACCGCACGGCGACGATCTCTACCCGCGTTTCAAGCGCTGGTGCGACGAGTACTTCTTCCTCAAGCATCGCAATGAACCGCGCGGCATCGGCGGCATCTTCTTCGACGACTACGCCGAAGGCGGCTTCGAGCGCTCGTTCGCCATGCTGAAGAGCGTGGGCGAGGCGTTCCTCACGGCGTACGTGCCGATCATCGAGAAGCGCCGCGCGCTGCCCTTCGGCGAGGCCGAGCGCGCCTTCCAGGCCTACCGGCGCGGCCGCTACGTCGAGTTCAATCTCGTGTTCGACCGCGGCACGCTGTTCGGACTGCAAAGCGGCGGACGTACGGAGTCGATCCTGATGTCGATGCCGCCGGTGGCCAGCTGGCGCTACGACTGGAAGCCGCAGCCGGGCACACCCGAAGCGCGCCTTTACACCGACTTCCTGGTGCCGCGCGAATGGGTGTGA
- the purD gene encoding phosphoribosylamine--glycine ligase yields the protein MKLLVVGSGGREHALAWKLAQSPRVQLVYVAPGNGGTAQDARLANVDITAPEALADFVEKEQVAFTVVGPEAPLAAGIVNLFRSRGLKVFGPTKEAAQLESSKDFAKAFMKRHAIPTAEYETFSDAAAAHAYIDAKGAPIVIKADGLAAGKGVVVAMSADEAHAAIDMMLADNKLGDAGARVVIEEFLAGEEASFIVMVDGKHVLPLASSQDHKRLLDNDEGPNTGGMGAYSPAPIVTPQLHARVMREIILPTVRGMEKEGIRYTGFLYAGLMIDAQGNPKTLEFNCRMGDPETQPIMARLKGDFSKVVEHAIAGTLDTVELEWDRRTALGVVLAAHNYPDTPRKGDRINGIPAQTENSVTFHAGTAIVDGKLVTSGGRVLCVVGLADSVRSAQSVAYETINQISFDGMQYRRDIGYRAVNRKHG from the coding sequence ATGAAGTTACTCGTCGTCGGTTCTGGCGGCCGCGAACATGCCCTCGCATGGAAGCTTGCGCAATCGCCGCGCGTGCAGCTCGTCTACGTCGCGCCCGGCAACGGCGGCACCGCGCAGGACGCGCGGCTCGCCAACGTCGACATCACGGCGCCTGAAGCGCTCGCCGATTTCGTCGAGAAGGAACAGGTCGCGTTCACGGTGGTGGGGCCGGAAGCGCCGCTCGCCGCGGGCATCGTCAATCTGTTCCGCTCGCGCGGCCTGAAAGTGTTCGGGCCGACGAAGGAAGCCGCGCAACTGGAAAGCTCGAAGGACTTCGCCAAGGCCTTCATGAAGCGCCACGCCATTCCCACGGCCGAATACGAAACCTTCTCGGATGCCGCCGCCGCCCACGCGTACATCGACGCCAAAGGCGCGCCCATCGTCATCAAGGCCGACGGGCTCGCTGCGGGCAAGGGCGTCGTGGTGGCCATGAGCGCCGACGAAGCGCACGCCGCCATCGACATGATGCTGGCCGACAACAAGCTGGGCGACGCGGGCGCGCGCGTCGTGATCGAAGAGTTCCTCGCGGGCGAAGAAGCCAGCTTCATCGTAATGGTGGACGGCAAGCACGTGCTGCCGCTCGCCTCGAGCCAGGACCACAAGCGTCTGCTCGACAACGACGAGGGCCCGAACACTGGCGGCATGGGTGCCTACTCGCCCGCGCCCATCGTCACGCCGCAACTGCACGCACGCGTGATGCGCGAGATCATCCTGCCCACCGTGCGCGGCATGGAAAAGGAAGGCATCCGCTATACGGGCTTCCTCTACGCGGGCCTCATGATCGACGCGCAAGGCAACCCGAAGACGCTCGAGTTCAACTGCCGCATGGGCGACCCCGAAACGCAACCCATCATGGCGCGCCTCAAGGGCGACTTCTCGAAGGTCGTGGAGCACGCCATTGCGGGCACGCTCGATACGGTGGAACTCGAATGGGACCGCCGCACGGCGCTTGGCGTCGTGCTCGCTGCGCACAACTACCCGGACACGCCGCGCAAGGGCGACCGCATCAACGGCATTCCGGCCCAGACGGAGAATTCCGTCACGTTCCACGCAGGCACGGCCATCGTCGACGGCAAGCTCGTTACCTCGGGCGGCCGCGTGCTGTGCGTGGTGGGCCTGGCAGACTCGGTGCGCAGCGCGCAGTCGGTCGCCTACGAGACGATCAACCAGATCTCGTTCGACGGCATGCAGTACCGCCGCGACATCGGTTATCGCGCGGTGAATCGCAAGCACGGATGA
- a CDS encoding potassium ABC transporter ATPase: protein MDALYVGGIVAFAALTYALIAGCQKLTQYRRGQGARS, encoded by the coding sequence ATGGATGCGCTGTACGTCGGGGGAATCGTGGCTTTCGCCGCGCTCACCTATGCCCTGATCGCCGGTTGCCAGAAGCTCACGCAATACCGGCGCGGCCAGGGGGCACGGTCATGA
- the kdpF gene encoding K(+)-transporting ATPase subunit F, which yields MNWMLWLSAAATLLLFVYLVHALLRAEDLE from the coding sequence ATGAACTGGATGCTTTGGCTCTCGGCAGCGGCCACGCTGTTGCTGTTCGTCTATCTCGTCCATGCGCTGCTGCGCGCGGAGGACCTGGAATGA